The genomic region CCAAGTACAGCCCTTAAACCACTACCTGGGACATAATAAATATATGACTTGCTGTGGTTTAAATTACTTTGCCGTTCCTAGCCTGCATTTCCCCAAATCATGCCTTGTAAGAAGTATatggaaaattaaatgagaagatGGATGCCCACAACCTTAGCCCAAGACTGGCATCTGGTAAGACTCTTTTAAAGAATCAATATTCCTGTAACTATAGTTACCATTACTGATACTTGTATTATTTGTTGCTCAGGCTCTTATTCCCTATTTTGTTACAATAATCactatttactattattattaactcACATACTCCCTATTGTGAATGGTAATATCAGcaatattacttctttttttttagccgCCCCAAActgcttttgggatcttagttcccccaccagggattgaactccggccctctgcagtgaaagcacagaatccttaggtcttccctggtggtccagtgattaagactctgcactctcaatgagagggcacaggttcaatctccagttggggaactaagaatcACATGTCatgcagtgcagtcaaaaaaagaaagaaagcacgagtcctaaccacaggactgccagcaAATTCCCAGTACTACTATCTCACTATTCCATACATCCGGTCCCCCTCCATCAAGCAGTCCGGAAGCCGGCCAGGGTTTCTCCTTCCCAAGCCAGGCTTTTCCTCGCTGGCCCCCCAACCCTTCATCTGATTGGAGAAGACGGTGGTGAGACTCAGGCCCCAAGCTCCCAACAGGAAGCAAAGGCTGACAGCAGCACTTGCCAGCCCTTGGGACAGGTGGGATGCCTGATCGAGCACTGaatgattccttttttcttttcatcatgaAGTGAGGCTATTTTTtcctatataatttttaaaggttattttccatttacagttatttaaaaaattgcctATATTCCCCGTGTTATACAATGATTCTTAAGAAACCAGATAGCAAGGTAGGTAAACCCATGGTAAAAAGGTAGTTTTACCCAGGTAAAACTCCTCTCTGCTCCCAAGCATTGCTCACAgtcccattccctcctccacacTGCTCAGTGGTCTCACCCGGTCTCCTTCTCACCGGGTGGGCCAGCCTATGTGCACTGCTCAACTCAGGAGGTGAAAGGTGTTCAAACGCGCCTTCCCCAGGAGCTATAACTCTGGATCTCAGTTTCTCTTATCTTGGTCTTGGCATTCCCACCCTAGCTCAACTTGCCACGAGTCTGATGTCAGCAGTGAACTACTAATAACTCCTATAAAACActacccaggacttccctggtggtccaggggctaaaacTCCGCACGCTTAGACTCCTTCcaggcagagggcccaggtttgacccttggtcaggaaactagaccccATGTGCTGAAACTCAAAGATCCCTCACAGCTAAGACCGGGCACagtcaaatgaagaaataaatttttttttaaattttaaaacaaataaaacactatACAAAGTAATCAAACTTTTATTGAAGCCTTTATGTGCCAGACATCAACTAGACCAAGACATAAGGCACGGGCCCTGCTCttgaggagctcacagtctagaaAAGAGAAGATGTCAAAAAAAATGATTCCCACAAAGATGGATGGGCATGGGGGGCGTGCAGAGCCAtgacccaccccccccccacctctcctATTCCAGGTTGGCTGGAACAGAGAACAGAGAGCTTATCAccgtctctccctccttccctgggaCGGCTCTGATGTCCCACCGTCCTAAGCATCAGGACACCAGGGAGAGACAAAAATGCGGGGGATACAACTGCTGCCCTCAAAAAGCTAGAACATCCCggcaggatatatatatatatacaatggtaaCTGTGTGTCCCAAAGCCGCAAACCAGTGCAGCAAAAGCTGGGGAGACACAGGGGCTGGGCCAGCCCAGTCCAGGGAGTGGGAAAAGAAGTAACGGAAAGGGAGGTATCCAGGGCCCAGGAAGTAGGGCAAGAGGTGGAGAAGCTCATAGTAGGGCGCCAGCAGCCGCAGCCAACAGAAGAGTCACCCATCCCGCCCAAGGAGCCGCAGAGCCTTTACTATGGGGCACGTCTTTTACGGGGTACTGCCCCATATTTCTGCGGTCCTGGTGGCCACTAGCACCTCCAGACACACTATCTTCCTCTTCCCGGAAGGTCTCACGGCCCGTCTCTTGTGAAGAAGTCTGGTTGGTCCGAGCTGGGGCGATGGGTTCAGTGGTGGTCGTAGAGACTGGGGTAGCTTTGGTGGTGACAGTGGAGGATGGGGCAGAGGTGGAAGTACTGACAGATTTGGTCGGGGCCAGGGTGGTGGACCGAGGTGGGGGCAGCAAGACAAGAGGTGGGAATTGAGGGGAGAAGTAGGTCTTGTTGCGGAGGTCCGAGTTACAGCGGGACCCCTGGCAGCAGGAGCCGCTGAGCATGAACCCTGGGCCTGTCGCCGAATCCCGGGTGCAGAACTCGTCCTGGACGCAGCCCCGGACAGGCAAGGACACGGTCACATTTGCTGCAGGAGAGACACACGGGTAGGTCCATGGTGGGGGGCGAGGGGGTAGGCACAGCCAGAACGAAACTTAGGGGCAACACGAGATCAAGAACATCCAAAACAGGTGACGGAAGGGCTCTACATCCATTAATCCCGGTGTCTCCATTTGGGTcccactttgagaaacactgtccCATTGTCTTTTGTATTCGGTAGACCACATTTCCCATAGGACTTAAGAGGAAAAATGTGTAGAATGAACTACAAGTCCCACAATGCTTTGGAAGAAAGGTTTGAACTGGGATACAACACCTCTCAACAGGACAAAAGAGAAGAGCAttgcctccctcttcctcccctgaCTCCACCCTTGCCAAAATTCAGTCTTAGAGTcagaactcagttcagttcagtagctcagtagtgtctgactgcaacaccaaggactacagcatgccaggcttccctgtccatcaccagctcccggagtccaaccaaacccatgtccattgagttggtgatgccacctaaccatctcatcctctgtcatccccttctcccaccttcaatctttcccagcatcagggtcttcatcTCCCATAATACACCTCGCAGAGGATGGGATTTGAAGAATTCACATGATTCCCTGAGGCAGAGACTTGGAGGCTGAACCACATCTCTCCTAATACTTCGGGGTGGGACAAAGTATTAGGAGACACTAGCCTTTGAGTTTTAAGGACTAGATCCCCCATGATGCCTGGGCAGAAGCTTGGAGACTTAAATACATTTCCCATTGCACATCCTCCCATTCTGCACCTGGCAAGCCTCTGTGAAAACATATTTCCTCCAAAACTCTGGGATAAAAGCATTCCTATTCCCGTGATATCCTGGGAATAGgactgcatttctcatgatgctctAGGACAAGCCACCAACTTAGGCCTATGGTTCCCAGAAGGCACTTGAGGGTGGAGGAACCCTTTGGGTAAAGGGGTGCTATTACCTACCACCCATGAGGCCTCAGAAAAGGCTACCACGACCTGTGCAGGCCAGGTGCTTTGGAGCTCCGCTCACCTGCTGTCAAGGTGACATTGCCGTCGAAACAGCCCTTGTAGAAATGGTCGCTGGCGTTGTAGCAGCTCACGACGGGCGGCGCCCTGCCCTGGCACTCCTTGCGGCTCAACCCCACGCAGCTGTAGCACTCGACGCCGTTGGGCTGGTAGGCACTCTCATTGCCTGCGAAGGGGGCGAGGAGGAAGGAAGCGGCCCAGGGGGTTCAGGAAACACTGACCTGCTCGAGGTCACTCAACTCCACGTCTCTGCCCTTCGACGGACACGCAGCTCGGCCTCTAACCCCGCCCCCAGGGCGTGACCCCGCCCCCAGTCCTTGCGGAGTTTCCCCGCCTCCTGCTTGCGGCCGCCCCCAGCCGTTCGGCCCAGGTATGGCTCCGCCCCCGGGCCTGCGGCTCCACCCCCACCGACCTGCGGGGTTGAGAGCTCTGGAGGTGAGGTTGAGTTTCGCGTTACAGCGGTCCTGGGGACACTGCTGCAGCTGGATGAAGGCCAGAATCCCGTAAAGGTCCAGTCCGCGGTCATTCTTGCCCGGGAGTCCCGAACCGCAGCCCCGCACTGCCACCGAGAATTGCCCGTGGACTGCgaagaggggagggggcggggtcaGGGGCGGGGCCTGTGGGCGGAGCCTGAAATAGATCCGCCCCAGAAGATAGGCAGGCCAGGGCGGGAGCGCAGGGGAGTGGGGATTCAGAAAGAGCAGATCCGAGGGGAAAGAACAACGGACTTGAGAGCTCTGAGTATGAGGGGACAGAGAAGCTGACAGATGCTGTACACAAAAGCTGGGATGGGGTAAGAGTGGGGATAAGAAGGGGCACGACCACAGGGAGTCTCACCCGGAAAGCAACATCAGAAAGAACCTGAAACTGACGAAAAAGGCACAGGATCAGAGACAGATGGAGCCTCCTAGGAGCTGCGACCTCAGACAAGGGAGGGTCAGAGGGATCCGGAACCTCAGCCTTGGGACCCTAGGAGAGTATCTCCAGGGTAGGTCTCCATCACAAGGGCCCCATTGGATGGGGGAGGCTTGGTCGGGGTGGAGAGGATTTTGGAAGGGCCAGAAGGCGATAGCGAGATCTCAATAAGCCAGACTGTGCCCTTGAAGGAGATGAGGTCCCATATCTGGATTCTCCCAGGTCACCTCACCCCTGCGCAACGCTCAGTCCTCACCTCTCTAAGCCCTAAAGGCGTGGGTGTGTTGAAAGGCCCAGGCCCTTGCAGACTGAAAGGGAAGAATGGGGATGCGTTCGAGTGGGTGTGGCCAAAGTTAGAAGGAGGGGCGGGACTATAATAAGGAGGCGGGGCCCGGATGGAGGCGCTGGTAGCGGGTACGCAAGGACGAGGAGGTCCCACTCACTGGTCTCCACGGCCCCCACAGCCTCTGTGCAGACTTCCACGCCTGGTGCACACTTCACCGTCTTCATCTTCTGCGGCGAGCACCCGTCATCTGCGTTCTGCACGCAGCTGTAACACTCCAGGGCCTTCGCTCCTGGGGGTGCAGAGGCAAATAGAACTGAGCCTCCCCAACTGAAGTCGCCTCCCCAGAGAAGAAATAGTCCTTCCCACTCCCTCCGCCCCTGTGCAACTGTACCGCACATCATTTTCCAGGGCAGGGATAAGGaaatgcgtgcgtgctaagtcgcttcagtcgtgtccagctctttgctaccctttggactgtagcccgccaggctcctctgtccaagggattctccaagcaagaatactggagtggatttcatGCCCTCCTTGGGGATAAGGAAAACCTAGCCGGAAATCTGAGACCAGGAGATACACTGTGTCCTTTCATGCCTACAGTGGGAGTATCTTTTTCTCAGCCCCTTATGCCCAAGGTGGGGGATCCCTGACTTAAATGGGGGGACTCCTTCCTTCAGTTCTCCACTTAGGACTGGAAAATTTTACCCACAGTCAAGTCATTCGGTGAGACATCCCTCTCCATCCAACCCCCGACGTCTACTCAGGATGGAAGAAAGTTTCCACAGTCCCTTCTGTCCAGGGTAGCAAATCCTTCCTagagcaccccctcccccaccgagGCAAGTGATCTTTCCCACAATCCCCCTGTTTCAGGTGGAAGAATTTCCCCCACAGCTCCCTCTGCTCAGGAGATTCTTCCCGCAGCCCTCTCCATTGAGGGGTGCGGTGGAGGGGAGACTCTTCCTTAGAGCTCCCACTGTGCCCCCTCCGCCCCCTTCTGGCAACAGACTCACCTTCTGGAAGCAGCAGCGACAGCAGGAGCAGCCAGCCAGGAGTCCAGATCACTGCCCAGGAACCTGCTCTCCTGGCGGGGTCCATGGTTCCGTCCTGCTCTCTCGGCTTCCCCCCTAGGTGTGCCGCCTCCCAACCCAGGTCCTCTTACCTGAGCCCTGGATGAGTAACCTCCCCCCAGGCAACCCTGGCCTTGCCCAACCGGGCCAAATCAGCGTCCGCTGTGGGGCGTGACTCCCGCCCCTGGGCGCGTCGTCACCCACAGCTGCCAAGGAGGGAGCGGGAAGGAGTCATGGTTCCCTGGCAATTCCCAGGAGAAAGTCTGTGTGTTTGGGATCTGAGgcgggggagagaggagaggactgAAGCTCACAGAAGGGGTCTACTCAACACTCAGCATCCAGTAAATAGTGAATGAGTGCAGGTTTGGGATTGGGTGATGCTGGAGGCTAAACAGAACCAGTGCTGGTCCTCCCAGAGGTCACTTTCTGATGGGGGAGAAAGATATGAATTAAATAATCATCCAAATTGTTATTTCCAGCCAAGGCAATGAAGTGGAGGCAATGAAGCCAAGGCCAAGGCAATGAAGTGGAGGGAGCTAAAAGGAGGTGTGGCGTCTACAATTAGGGGGCTGACCAGTGAAGCATCCCTGGAGATGTAAATCACTGAGTTGCCTGATAATCTTAAAGACTTGGAGGTTCAAACAGTGAAGCAGGTCGGGATGGGGGCAGAGCAGGTGGCAAAGCAAAGACAGCAGCAAGTGCAAAGCCCTCGGTGGGAAGCAACATGGACCATTCAAACAGAGGAGAGCAATGCCCCTGGAGttcaggaggtgaggggagggagagggaaactgaggcacaagagCCAGGCAGGTGTCAGACTCTTCCAGGCATGCCAAGCCCTGCAGAGAGATCTGAATTAACTTTGAGAAAGCTGGAGAATGTTTCTAGGGGTCTACATCTGTAGGCCACAATCAGATTTGCTTTTCGATCTGTCAGTCTGGCATAAGATGCAAAAACTTCTCAAGAAATGAATTCACTAAATCCAAGGAATTACCCAGCAATGAAACTAGGTCAACTACTGGCCTGGGCAGCAACATGAATCTCAAAAACTTTATGTTGAGCTCAAGAAGtcttaaacaaataaaagatacCATGTGACTCCATTTCTATGGAAGTCCTAGAACAGGCAAAGCTAATCAGTGGTGATAGAAATCAGGGTTATGTTAGAAAGGTATTGCCCAAAAGATTAATAGTAAGAAGCCCCTACTGTCTTCATCTGGATGGCAGTTACACATGTAACAACATTTATATAAAGAATCAACAAACCATATGTTGTATATTTATGCACTTTACTGTGTGTACACTATTCTTACAGAAAGAAAGGGGAGGGTCTTccttgacagtccagtggttaagactctgccttcctaTGCAAGgagtgtgggttcgattcctgattgaggagctaagatctcacacttctcatggccaaaacaccaaaacagaaaacagaaacaatattgtaacaaatttagtaaagacttttaaatggtccacatccaaaaaaatcttaaaaaaaaaaaaaaaaaactgtgttaaAAAAGGGATAAAGGCGGAGTGGAATGCCACTGTGGCCTCTGTAAAAAAGACTATAATAGGGGTGAGAAAAGGAGGGCTGGAGACACGGGAGGGAGCAGGGCAGTCTCTGTGTGAGAAAGACAGCAACAACCCTGACGACTGGGAGTTGGAGGCCTGTGTGCACCATTCCACTCCTGCCCCAACACAGATGAGGCCCGCACTGCAAGTGTGATGGAGTGAGACACAGTCAGGACCACTGCCTCCCACGTCTGAACACAGAAACAAATAAGAACTCTGGGCAAACCGCAAAGTGACTAAACATCCCCATATATAAACTAATGTAAGTGACTATGTgtattatatatcatttatattctattattatttaaaGCTACAGCTTTAATCTTACTTTGTTTCTCCTAATAGATGATGAGATTTACCTGAGGCAGGAAAATAGCGACTGTGTTCATAAAAATTTTATCCGTTCCCTGGACCCCATGGGGTacttccccacacacacacacaccgccagCAATGACTAGCACCTCAGTCACCTAGGCTGGGTCACTTGGCATCATGCCACAgctcagagagagaaagtgagtgaCTGTGAAGTCATTCAGCACTGCCCCCTACCTCCCTGTCTCCCAGCCTTGGAATCTCAGCCCCACTTATGGTTCGCTGTGTGATCCTACCTAAGcgtcttcacctctctgagcctctgaggTGTCTTATAATAACGAGAGGAGAGTCTTTCGTTGTGGATCGAGGCTGTGGACAAAATTTCAAGTCTGGAGTTGGACAGACTAAAATTTTACCCCTGCCTCTGCCATCCTCTCGCTCTGTGACCTCCCCCCACACCATCTCCCTCTCTGAATTTCAGCTGCCTCCTTTGCCAAGTGGGTCTGAAACCCCCTATCTCCTGAGGGATGGAGtgaggcagggtgacaatacaatTATTATTGTATGCTCCAGAGCAGGAGGCCCTGCAGGCCCCAGCTGCGTGGGAGAGTTTCAGGGAGGAACCCCAACTGGCCAGACCAGAAGAGCTGGCGTCTTGGGAGGGAGTGGGACCCAGGGTGGGGAGTCTCCTCTTGCTCAGGCCTGCCCGCATCCTGGGTGCTGACAgcctgccccctcccaccccctgcaaCGTGGCCTGTGACCAGAGAACAGGGGGAGGTTTAAATGCAGGGTCTATACTTATAACTACTCTATGACTCTCCCCAACTCTCCTCCACAGGGGTCAATGCAAACATTAGAATCTGTTCCCGAGAGATGAACAGAGGGGTGAGTATGGAGGCACCAGGTTCCCAGCTCCGGAGGTCATGCCAGGGCGTCAGACAAGCCTGGGGCCATCTGCACTCTGGGTTTCCTGTCCCCTGGGAAAGGATGGGCTCTGGGCCCTGTGATGTTCCCAGCCTCCCTCAGACCCACTCCCTCTGGGATGTATCAGAGTAGGGGTGGGGTCAGAGCCAGGGTGGGGTCAGAGCCAGGGCTGGCTACATAATTTGCAGGgctcagtgcaaaatgaaaatatgggGACCTGGTTCAAAGGGCAGGAAAGAGTGTAATGAAAGGTATTAAAGTAGAAatgctgggatttccctggcagtccagtccaGACCCTGAGCTTCTACTGCAGGAGGTatcatgggttccatccttgatctgggaaaagatcccacatgtcgcatcgcatggccaaagaaaaaaaatttaaataaatgctactttcctttctttctccatctctcccaACCCCATATGTCATGTTCCTTTGGTCTAATGTCTAATGTCATGTTCCCTTGTGCACGGCATACTCATGGGACAAGCACAGACCCTCACAGGTGTCTAGAGACCCTGCCCCACAACTAAAGCATTCTGGTTGCTGGGTTCCCCTTCCACCAGTTGCCCGCTGCTGTGCCACACCTGAGATGCCAGGATGCACAAGTGTCTGACTCTCCTGTGGGCTCCCAGGCCCCTGCCGGGGCTGCTAGATGGCAGAGGTCACAGCAAGGAGGGGAAGGCAGACAGACCCTATCCCAGGGAGCCAGGAGATGACAGGTGTGGGACTTTGTTTGAGCTGAGGCCCCAATACCCCCAGGTCAAGCTTCACGTCCTTTCAGACTTCACTTCCAAAATGCAAATTCAAATGCAAAATTAAGAATTTCCAGATGGCAATCGCAGATGATTAAATCCAAGAGAGCTCTTCTGAACGCAGGGAACTGTCAACCCCATGAGTCACTTGCCTGGGAAACTAGCCCCTGTAAGGAGACCCAGTTTGCAGACAGGCTGAGGGATGAAATAATCCAAAAATCCAGATATCTCATACCTGGAGGTAGAGGCCAAGGAACAGCTGGGGTCCCCAAAGTCCTGGGGTTTGGGTTGTTTGTATTCTGGGGCTTCAGGAGGACAACTGGATCCTTAAGGAATCCTGGGACAGGACACCCAGGACCAGAGGCGATGGGAACCAGAGGAATTGAATGCCTAGTTCCAGAGACGTTTAAGGGAGGAAAAGGCCTATTCCACACAGGGACAGCCTAAACGGACCAAGGTTAtacctggggagcccaagggaCTGTGGAAACCCATCAGGGATCAAGGAGAGCTTCCTGAAGGAGGGGAcaccttgttgctgttgttgtagttgtttagtcactcagtcgtgtccgactctttgcgtaccatggactacagcacaccaggcttccctgaccttcactacctcctggagtttgctcagactcatgtctattgactctgtgatgccatctaaccatttcatcctgtcgctccctcctcctcccgccctcaatctttcccagcatcagggtcttttccaaggggaCACCTTGGGTGAGACCTAACAGGTGAAAAGTTCTGTCTGTCCTGTTGACCACCGCCCCATCCTCAGGATCTCTCTCATCAATTTATTCAACTATCAGACATTCCCTCAACACCTGCTTTGCATACGGGCCCTTTGTTGTGTGTCAAGGACTCAGTAGTGATGGAAACAGTCCAACCCCTGCCTCCTGGAGTCCCCGCCCAGCACATAACACACTCATCAGCATGGATGACCCAGAGTAGTCAAGGCTCCAGGGGGAAGGTGCAGGCAGAATGATCAGGGCTGGGACAGGAAGCCCTGAGGAAACATCTGACTCAGGagaatcagggaaggcttcctggagaaggagccATCTGAGTTATGACCTAAATGATGAGTAGGGTGGAGTGGGGAAAGGTGACTTAGCAAAGGGAGTATTGGGTATATTATTTACCAAGattgacagatgaaaggataagtttttcttccccctttcatGGAATGAAATGTGCCCTGTGGTGCTGGGAATACAGCTATGACCAGGACAACCCTGGCTCTGCCTTCTTGGAGCTCCCAGTCTGTCGGGACATAGATCCATCACCAGTGATGACCCAGGATGTTCAGGAATGGACCGTAAGTGCGTGccagctaagttgcttcagttgtatccaactttttgtgacccaatggacggTAGCCCAGGGGAGCTCAAAGAAGAGGGTGTGTTTGATTCAGGTGGGGGAGTCAGGAAGGGTTTCTTGTAGGAGGTGACAATCCAACCAAGACACTAAGAACAAGGAGACAGCTGGTTAAGGGAAGGGCAGAGGGAATAACATGTGCCAAGGCCTGGAAGGCAGAAGCCTAGGAGTTCCTAGAAATTTCCAATAGCCCAGCCAGGTCCAAAAGGGTGGAAGCAGGTGGACCCacaaactgaaaaaacaaaattgcCACACTTCTCTCTACACCCACCCCCTGTTACCATCCAAGACCATGGGGTTGAAGAAGCCCTCCATTCCTTAAGTGTAGAACCAGCTGAGGGATGGTTGGTTGTCTTGGGTACCTGTAACTCAGATGCCTTGCCTAGCGGTCTAGGTGTTCCGTACGTCTGTGCTGGGAACCTCAGAAAAACTGTTTTCTTCCATGTTTAATTCGGTATCACAGGAGCAACAATAAATagttccttc from Muntiacus reevesi chromosome 2, mMunRee1.1, whole genome shotgun sequence harbors:
- the LYPD3 gene encoding ly6/PLAUR domain-containing protein 3; its protein translation is MDPARRAGSWAVIWTPGWLLLLSLLLPEGAKALECYSCVQNADDGCSPQKMKTVKCAPGVEVCTEAVGAVETIHGQFSVAVRGCGSGLPGKNDRGLDLYGILAFIQLQQCPQDRCNAKLNLTSRALNPAGNESAYQPNGVECYSCVGLSRKECQGRAPPVVSCYNASDHFYKGCFDGNVTLTAANVTVSLPVRGCVQDEFCTRDSATGPGFMLSGSCCQGSRCNSDLRNKTYFSPQFPPLVLLPPPRSTTLAPTKSVSTSTSAPSSTVTTKATPVSTTTTEPIAPARTNQTSSQETGRETFREEEDSVSGGASGHQDRRNMGQYPVKDVPHSKGSAAPWAGWVTLLLAAAAGALL